A region of the Ferroacidibacillus organovorans genome:
CGCGCCGCTCTATAAACTGGCGCATTGCGTTGATCGCTGAACATGCAAGATTTTTTCGATGGGTTCCATATTTTTCAGGCACACCCTGCATCGTCACGAATGCCGCACGGTATGTGCGATCCAGGGCGACTGGCTGATCATTGACAAAGAGATTCTGGATGCGCGTTCCCGCAGGGTTTTCAATTTTGATAAACATTCTCAGGCCAAGGCAGCGTTTTACATAGCCGCCCATCTGACCGTACGGATTACGGGCAAACGTCTTTTCTAAATTCTCCTCCAACATTTCCATCAGTTCCCGCCCCGTGATCTCGACGGTTGAAACAGGGGGATTGGCGGGAATGATGTTCCACAGGTCATTGAGTGTAATCGGACCCGGCGGAATGGGCACCCCGTAACGCCAGCCGTTCGAGAACGCGAGTTCTGTCCCTGAAACCTCAAGAATGGACTCTAACAGCAGGTTGTCCATTGTCGTCTCGAGTTGTGCGTAGCGGTGGAGCGCGGTTTCTGTCTGCCCCACGATCGTTTGGAGCATTTCTTGATGCGGCAAAAGTGCCTGCTCAACGAGAGCTGCCACCTCGCGATCGGGCGGGATGCTCTGCGCCACTTCAATGAGCGTGTGGCGATAATCGATTATTTTTCCGTCCTCCACCTCC
Encoded here:
- a CDS encoding bifunctional metallophosphatase/5'-nucleotidase, whose protein sequence is MLVLDNGDTFHGTYPAVASKGEALIPILNSLLMDGMTAHWDFAYGPSQFQKLSERLHYPVLANNCYAKESNQLVFPPHTVVERAGLKIGIIGIACHIIDKTMPPHFSTGVTFTMGKDELPAQIAALRNKEQVDLILVLSHLGFPLEAEMAAEIDGIDVLLSAHTHNRLYQPVIINNTILIQSGCHGSFMGRLELEVEDGKIIDYRHTLIEVAQSIPPDREVAALVEQALLPHQEMLQTIVGQTETALHRYAQLETTMDNLLLESILEVSGTELAFSNGWRYGVPIPPGPITLNDLWNIIPANPPVSTVEITGRELMEMLEENLEKTFARNPYGQMGGYVKRCLGLRMFIKIENPAGTRIQNLFVNDQPVALDRTYRAAFVTMQGVPEKYGTHRKNLACSAINAMRQFIERRGVIAVSLRGTVQVV